A single region of the Eulemur rufifrons isolate Redbay chromosome 8, OSU_ERuf_1, whole genome shotgun sequence genome encodes:
- the KLHDC7A gene encoding kelch domain-containing protein 7A — translation MLPTEAGAQDWHSDMQLTGKVLLSAAVLLLLTAAYRLYKSRPTPAPQGGGKEEAEAGQEAEGSGQPAVQVASPGTPRRGPRRRQRVSKGARAPLGCSWENPGGPCTLITGATSRDKPRRKGSGEEQGGQCPDSEQVPPGCRGQEAGRAVGGKPDPPCCPRLDSEPKDSPAGLAAAAGGSCAGGEPAPWRDGGPLGQPGPGQLEPPHRPWTAPEEGSSDMNQSWVFTRVTGVSREEAGAVQAASDVGLALHQQEGATNASYTFSSVARVRMEENFIQKVEGAGPRLKGKVYDYYVESTSRAISRGGLAPRTALAEAACPEALPRPLGTGAASQDQDTEGGAETAAVPRPVPSPSLQGFSRKDSLLQIAENPELQLQPDGLGSPAPPRPERGAPPGAARSSGEPHVQLVAGTNFFHVPLTPASDPDVRLDLGNCHEALTLAKRQNLEALKEAAYKVMSDNYLQVLRSPEVYGCLSGAERELILQRRLRGRKYLLVADVCPQEDSSRLCCYDDERDVWHPLARLPPEAVSRGCAMCSLFNYLFVVSGCQGPGRQPSNRVFCYNPLTGIWSEVCPLNQARPHCRLVALDGHLYAIGGECLNTVERYDPRLDRWVFAPPLPNDTFAVAHTATACASEIFVTGGTLRYLLLRFSAQEQRWWAGPTGGSKDRTAEMVAVNGFLYRFDLNRSLGISVYRCSASTRLWYECATHRTPYPEAFQCAVVDNLVYCVGRRRTLCFLADHVSPRFVPKELQSFPMPQGTLLPAVLTLPTPDGPHTRV, via the coding sequence ATGCTCCCCACAGAGGCAGGGGCCCAGGACTGGCACTCGGACATGCAGCTGACCGGCAAGGTGCTGCTGTCGGCCGCTGTGCTGCTCCTGCTGACCGCGGCCTACAGACTGTACAAGTCGAGGCCCACGCCAGCCCCGCaggggggtgggaaggaggaggccgAAGCCGGGCAGGAAGCAGAGGGCTCGGGGCAGCCTGCTGTCCAGGTGGCTTCTCCGGGGACACCGCGGAGGGGGCCGAGACGCCGCCAGAGGGTGAGCAAGGGGGCCAGAGCACCCCTGGGCTGCAGCTGGGAGAACCCAGGAGGCCCCTGCACCCTGATAACAGGGGCCACCTCCAGAGACAAGCCCCGGAGGAAAGGCTCTGGCGAGGAGCAGGGCGGGCAGTGCCCAGACTCGGAGCAGGTGCCTCCCGGCTGCCGCGGCCAGGAAGCCGGAAGAGCTGTTGGCGGTAAGCCCGACCCTCCGTGCTGCCCCCGTTTGGACAGTGAACCCAAAGACTCCCCAGCTGGGCTCGCTGCAGCGGCGGGCGGCAGCTGTGCGGGTGGTGAGCCTGCTCCATGGCGGGACGGCGGACCCCTCGGGCAGCCAGGGCCCGGGCAGCTGGAACCTCCCCACCGGCCCTGGACGGCCCCCGAGGAAGGCAGCAGTGACATGAACCAGAGCTGGGTCTTCACCCGCGTGACAGGGGTCAGCCGGGAAGAGGCAGGGGCTGTCCAGGCCGCCTCAGATGTGGGCCTGGCACTGCATCAGCAGGAGGGAGCCACCAACGCCTCCTACACCTTCTCGTCGGTGGCCCGGGTGCGGATGGAAGAGAACTTCATACAGAAGGTGGAGGGGGCTGGGCCCAGGCTGAAGGGCAAGGTGTACGACTACTATGTGGAATCCACCTCCCGGGCCATCTCCAGGGGCGGGCTGGCCCCCAGGACAGCCCTGGCTGAGGCTGCCTGCCCTGAAGCACTGCCCAGGCCCCTGGGAACAGGGGCAGCCTCCCAAGACCAAGACACAGAAGGTGGAGCTGAAACAGCCGCCGTCCCCCGGCCCGTGCCGTCCCCGTCCCTGCAAGGCTTCAGCAGGAAGGACAGCCTCCTGCAGATCGCGGAGAACCCAGAGCTGCAGCTACAGCCCGACGGCCTCGGCTCCCCCGCTCCACCCCGCCCAGAGCGGGGCGCCCCGCCTGGCGCAGCCAGAAGCAGTGGGGAGCCCCACGTGCAGCTCGTGGCCGGGACCAATTTCTTCCACGtccccctcacccctgcttcAGACCCGGACGTCCGCCTGGATCTGGGCAATTGCCACGAGGCGCTGACCTTGGCCAAGAGGCAGAACTTGGAGGCCCTGAAGGAGGCAGCCTACAAGGTGATGAGCGACAACTACCTCCAGGTGCTGCGCAGCCCGGAGGTCTACGGGTGCCTGAGCGGGGCGGAGCGGGAGCTGATCCTGCAGCGACGCCTCCGGGGCCGCAAGTACCTGTTGGTGGCGGACGTGTGCCCCCAGGAAGACTCCAGCCGCCTCTGTTGCTATGACGATGAGCGGGATGTCTGGCACCCGCTGGCCCGGCTGCCCCCTGAGGCTGTGTCCCGGGGCTGTGCCATGTGCAGCCTCTTCAATTATCTCTTCGTGGTGTCCGGCTGCCAGGGGCCCGGGCGCCAGCCCTCCAACCGGGTCTTCTGCTACAACCCACTGACGGGGATCTGGAGCGAGGTGTGCCCGCTGAACCAGGCCAGGCCGCACTGCCGGCTGGTGGCCCTGGACGGGCACCTGTACGCCATCGGGGGCGAGTGTCTGAACACGGTTGAGCGTTACGACCCCCGCTTGGACCGCTGGGTCTTTGCCCCGCCGCTCCCCAATGACACATTTGCCGTGGCGCACACGGCCACGGCGTGTGCCAGTGAGATCTTCGTCACGGGCGGCACGCTGCGCTACCTGCTGCTCCGCTTCTCTGCCCAGGAGCAGCGCTGGTGGGCCGGCCCCACAGGGGGCAGCAAGGACCGCACGGCCGAGATGGTGGCAGTCAACGGTTTCCTCTACCGCTTTGACCTCAACCGCAGCCTGGGCATCAGTGTGTACCGCTGCAGCGCCAGCACCCGGCTCTGGTACGAGTGCGCCACGCACCGGACACCCTACCCGGAGGCCTTCCAGTGCGCCGTGGTGGACAACCTCGTCTACTGCGTGGGGCGCCGGCGCACCCTCTGCTTCCTGGCCGACCACGTCTCGCCCAGGTTTGTGCCCAAGGAGCTGCAGAGCTTCCCGATGCCGCAGGGCACCCTCCTGCCTGCCGTCCTGACCTTGCCCACCCCCGATGGGCCTCACACCAGGGTCTAG